The sequence below is a genomic window from Sphingobacterium sp. ML3W.
GATATTCGTGGCATGGCAGATTATATCAGCCAATTTCCGGGCGTCGATATCGACCGTATAGGTGCATTGGGTATCTGTGGTGGTGGCGGTTACACGTTAAAAGCTGCACAGTCGGACAAAAGGTTAAAAGCGGTGGCAACATTGAGTATGTTCAACTCCGGCGAAGTACGTCGTAATGGTTTTCAGAACTCACAAATAAATACGGTGGCGCAACGTATGAAACAGGCTTCCGATGCGCGTAAACAAGAGGCTGTGGGCGGAGAATTGGTTTTTTCTGGTGTCGCTAGCATCACGGACGAAGAGATCGCTAAGACCAGTACAGATCTGTACCGTGAGGGCTATGAGTATTATTACAGATCGCATACGCACCCGAATTCTACCTTTCTATATACGACCAGTAGTCTAATGGAACTGATGACTTGGGATGCTACGGATCAAATAGAGCTTTTAGATCAACCTTTGTTAATGATATCTGGAAGTAAATCGGATACCAAATACATGACTGACGAAGCATTTCCTAAAGCGATAAATGCCAAAAGTAAAGAGATGTTTCTAATAGATGGGGCGACCCATATACAAACGTATTGGAAACCTGAGTATGTAGCGCAAGCGGTTAATAAACTAGTAGAATTTTATCATAAAAACTTATAATGATGAAGCTTCTTTTTAATTACTTATTCTTCGCTTTACCCGTTTTATTTACGGCTTGTTGTAATCATGTACAGACTTCAGGGTTGAAAAAGAATGAAGAACCTGTTTTCGCTAGAGGAGAAAAAGTAGTTAGCGAAAATTTTGTCGGAACAGTATGGCTGAACTATTTAGCGGAGAATGATACGACCTTTAATGTCAATATCGGATCGGTGACTTTTGCTCCTGGTGCCAGAACCAATTGGCATTACCATAAAGGAGGTCAGATCTTATTGGTTACCGAGGGTAAAGGTTTATACCAAGAGAAGGGTAAGCCTGTAGAGATTATTGAAAAAGGGCAGGTTGTTAAATGTCCGCCTCATATAGAACATTGGCATGGCGCTACGTCTACCGACACGATGATGCATGTTGCTATCGGTACTAATACCAATATTGGTGGTGCTGTGTGGCTGAAGCCTGTTACTGAGGAGGAGTATGGTTCTTTTCGGTAGTTAATTTAGTAGGTTAGAACTAAGATGATGAAGTCCTATTTTTACATTGAAATTTTAGCTTTTTTTTTGTTTTTGCAGCTGCCGTTGGTATAGCGGGTGTTTGCAATGAGCGCAGCGGATTGCAAAAAGCCTGCTAGCGCTAGCTCGCCGTCTGCGAGTTGAGCGAGGGTGGTGGACCGAGAGGTACGTAGTACTGGGGGACAGCATATGTCGGTGAGCGTGGCTGGCGGTATTTTTGATAGCGTGGGTTTGTGTGTGAGGGATTTCAAAAGTGGTGACAGTCGAAAGCTCGCCTACACAAGGGTGCCTAGGCATGAATGGGGCTGTGAAACTATTGGCCAGCCTATGGCAACAGAAGCCCGAGCGATCTGCAGGCGAGCCAAATTCGAGGCGACGGTGGATGAAGCAGTGCATACTTGATGGTGAATGGAATGAAGCTTGTCGAAATGCAAAGAGCAGGAGAGTATGCGCTGTGACAGACAGAGTAGTCGCCTATGAGGAGGAGGACTGAACTGCAAGGATGATGACAATCTGCGTTAGCACCCGTAGGGTAAAGAGGCTCTATAGGAT
It includes:
- a CDS encoding alpha/beta hydrolase, with protein sequence MNKLSLIIVLTTLSFMNIANAQTIQKRYEQNPFTLVYDGAITKNEKGKVNIQPVTYKLNGNDIAANVYLPANYDPQKKYVAITVAHPNGGIKEQTAGLYAQRLAEAGFIAITADATFQGASGGKPRHTDKPFFRVEDIRGMADYISQFPGVDIDRIGALGICGGGGYTLKAAQSDKRLKAVATLSMFNSGEVRRNGFQNSQINTVAQRMKQASDARKQEAVGGELVFSGVASITDEEIAKTSTDLYREGYEYYYRSHTHPNSTFLYTTSSLMELMTWDATDQIELLDQPLLMISGSKSDTKYMTDEAFPKAINAKSKEMFLIDGATHIQTYWKPEYVAQAVNKLVEFYHKNL
- a CDS encoding cupin domain-containing protein; its protein translation is MMKLLFNYLFFALPVLFTACCNHVQTSGLKKNEEPVFARGEKVVSENFVGTVWLNYLAENDTTFNVNIGSVTFAPGARTNWHYHKGGQILLVTEGKGLYQEKGKPVEIIEKGQVVKCPPHIEHWHGATSTDTMMHVAIGTNTNIGGAVWLKPVTEEEYGSFR